A section of the Microbulbifer pacificus genome encodes:
- a CDS encoding LysM peptidoglycan-binding domain-containing protein, giving the protein MVYKKLAAAILAATVGACAQIDSAPQATDTATQLDPNSSTAKAAKVRSISQNILDTSEAALPPTDIWQRLRQGFTLDRQLQRPKVREYVDYFSTNQGYMAKVTERSRRYIFHVAEQLEQANIPMEFALLPIVESAYDPFAYSHAQASGMWQFIPATGRSFGLNQNWWYDGRRDVVESTRAASEYFNYLAAKFDGDWLLVLAAYNAGEGTVRRAIERNQRNGKGTSFWDLKLPRETRSYVPQLLALAEIVSSPERYQVPLHEVGNSPYYTAVNVGSQIDLAQAAELASVEIEELYLLNPGYSRWATDPEGDHRLLIPSDKSAHFLEALDKLPTDQRVTWQRYRVARGDTLSVIARRYETTVAAIQQTNKLRNSGIRAGQTLLIPSASGPGTQYAYSIDQRVQRRQSSGNGQKTNYTVRPGDTLWGIARSMSVKVRELASWNNMAPGDTLRPGQTLVAYSDSGNSDTQSRTTRKVSYKVRNGDSLYRIARKFSIDISDIVRWNKLSKNGYLQPGQRLTLFVDTAASG; this is encoded by the coding sequence ATGGTTTATAAGAAATTAGCCGCTGCGATTCTCGCAGCGACTGTGGGGGCCTGTGCGCAAATTGATTCCGCGCCGCAAGCTACAGATACCGCTACTCAACTCGACCCCAACAGCAGCACCGCGAAAGCCGCAAAAGTGCGCAGCATCAGCCAGAACATACTGGATACCTCAGAAGCTGCGCTTCCGCCCACGGACATATGGCAAAGACTGCGCCAGGGATTCACCCTCGACCGACAGCTGCAGCGCCCCAAAGTCCGGGAATACGTCGACTATTTTTCCACCAACCAGGGCTACATGGCCAAGGTTACCGAACGCTCCCGCCGCTACATCTTCCACGTCGCGGAACAACTGGAGCAGGCCAACATTCCAATGGAATTTGCCCTGCTGCCCATTGTCGAGAGCGCCTACGACCCCTTTGCCTACTCCCATGCGCAGGCTTCCGGCATGTGGCAGTTCATTCCGGCAACCGGCCGTTCCTTTGGCCTCAATCAGAACTGGTGGTACGACGGGCGCCGGGATGTGGTTGAATCAACCCGTGCTGCCTCAGAGTACTTCAACTATCTGGCGGCCAAGTTTGACGGTGACTGGTTGCTGGTACTCGCGGCCTACAATGCCGGTGAGGGCACCGTAAGAAGGGCGATCGAGCGCAATCAGCGCAATGGCAAAGGCACCAGCTTCTGGGACCTCAAATTACCACGAGAAACCCGCAGTTACGTTCCGCAGCTACTGGCGCTGGCCGAAATCGTTTCCTCCCCCGAGCGCTATCAGGTACCGCTGCACGAAGTGGGCAACAGCCCCTACTACACGGCCGTGAACGTCGGCAGCCAGATCGACCTGGCCCAGGCCGCCGAGCTGGCCAGCGTGGAAATTGAAGAACTGTACCTGCTCAACCCCGGCTATAGCCGCTGGGCGACCGACCCCGAAGGCGATCATCGCCTGCTGATCCCCAGTGATAAAAGCGCACACTTCCTCGAGGCATTGGACAAACTGCCAACCGATCAGCGGGTTACCTGGCAGCGCTACCGGGTTGCACGCGGAGACACCCTTTCCGTGATCGCCCGTCGCTATGAAACCACCGTTGCCGCGATACAGCAGACCAACAAACTGCGCAACAGCGGTATTCGCGCCGGTCAGACCCTGTTGATCCCCAGTGCATCGGGGCCCGGTACGCAGTACGCCTACTCCATTGACCAGCGGGTTCAGCGCCGCCAGTCCTCCGGAAACGGCCAGAAAACCAACTACACCGTACGCCCGGGAGACACGCTCTGGGGAATCGCCCGCTCCATGAGTGTCAAGGTACGAGAGCTCGCCAGCTGGAATAACATGGCACCGGGTGACACCCTGCGCCCCGGGCAGACCCTGGTCGCCTACAGCGATAGCGGCAACAGCGACACCCAGAGCCGCACTACCCGCAAGGTTTCCTACAAGGTGCGCAATGGCGACTCCCTCTACCGTATCGCGCGCAAGTTCAGTATCGATATCAGCGATATCGTTCGCTGGAACAAGCTCAGCAAGAATGGCTATCTGCAACCCGGGCAGCGCCTGACACTGTTCGTGGACACAGCTGCCAGCGGCTGA
- a CDS encoding SurA N-terminal domain-containing protein, translating to MLQSMRDNLKGTAAVIVAALFGFIMVIGGIDFFTGAGGDSANRAAEVNGEKISNQDLLRAIQNRRNMIESQYGESVPADLLTDEQLRGPVLQQLVSSAVMRQAAQKSGMVMSTGAVDKEIVQMPGFQVNGQFDLQMFRDGLRRMGYSPAGFRQLLEQEMVMQQFAGSISDSAFATRPGAEKVVAVSMEERDFDYVTLPAAPLLENIQVADEEIQSYYDEHQQDYQRPEQVAIEYIELTPELFAGNIDISDEDVRAQYDQEVKNFQASIRRHAAHILIEGNDEAAQKKVAEVQGKLNQSGDFAALAKEYSDDIISREEGGDLGFTSGDVFPESFEEALANLQVGQVSGPVKTDDGTHFIKLIEIADAEPPTFEERKAAIAARLRSAEAEREFVDAISRLGDLAYNAPSLAEPAEELGVSVQKSPLFSRQGGPGITADGKVLAAAFSPEVMQDGNTSDVLNLSDNHSLVLKVVEHKPAGVKPLDEVKVEIAELLKREKAGEQLAGKAEAIEQQAASGEALSDIATAEGLTLETTDNTRRGGFGARAEVVDQVFGMEAPKAGAKKLAHFKLASGDVVVAQLRAVRPGDLSRQGKEQRDALMQQLASMQGESELAAVQKYLASKADIEISGGQ from the coding sequence ATGCTTCAGTCCATGCGTGACAACCTGAAAGGAACGGCTGCCGTAATCGTTGCAGCGTTGTTCGGATTTATTATGGTGATCGGTGGGATTGATTTTTTCACCGGCGCCGGTGGTGATTCGGCCAATAGGGCGGCCGAAGTAAATGGCGAAAAAATTTCCAATCAGGATCTGCTGAGAGCGATCCAGAATCGCCGCAACATGATTGAAAGCCAGTACGGCGAAAGCGTACCTGCCGACCTGTTGACCGACGAGCAGCTCCGTGGCCCGGTGTTGCAGCAGTTGGTCAGTTCTGCGGTGATGCGCCAGGCGGCGCAGAAAAGTGGCATGGTGATGAGCACTGGTGCGGTTGATAAAGAAATCGTACAGATGCCTGGTTTTCAGGTGAACGGCCAGTTCGATCTGCAGATGTTCCGCGACGGGCTGCGTCGTATGGGATACAGCCCCGCTGGTTTCCGTCAGCTGCTGGAACAGGAAATGGTCATGCAGCAGTTCGCTGGCAGTATTTCTGACAGCGCCTTTGCGACCCGACCGGGTGCCGAAAAGGTGGTTGCGGTTTCCATGGAGGAGCGCGACTTCGATTACGTGACTCTTCCTGCTGCGCCGCTCCTGGAAAATATCCAGGTCGCTGATGAAGAGATCCAGTCGTATTACGACGAACACCAGCAGGACTACCAGCGTCCCGAACAGGTGGCCATAGAATATATCGAACTGACTCCAGAGCTGTTCGCCGGCAATATTGATATTTCCGATGAAGACGTACGTGCCCAGTACGATCAGGAAGTGAAAAACTTCCAGGCAAGTATCCGTCGTCATGCCGCACACATCCTCATCGAGGGCAATGACGAAGCGGCACAGAAAAAAGTTGCTGAAGTTCAGGGCAAGCTCAACCAAAGCGGTGATTTCGCGGCACTAGCCAAAGAGTACTCCGATGACATCATTTCCCGCGAAGAGGGTGGTGATCTGGGCTTTACCAGCGGCGATGTGTTCCCTGAGTCGTTCGAAGAGGCGTTGGCGAACCTGCAAGTTGGCCAGGTTTCCGGTCCGGTGAAAACCGACGATGGTACTCACTTCATCAAGTTGATTGAAATTGCAGATGCCGAGCCGCCGACATTTGAGGAACGTAAAGCCGCTATTGCCGCTCGTCTGCGCAGCGCAGAGGCTGAGCGTGAGTTTGTCGATGCGATTAGTCGCCTCGGTGATCTTGCCTACAACGCGCCTTCTCTTGCAGAGCCGGCGGAAGAGCTGGGTGTATCCGTACAGAAATCCCCATTGTTTTCCCGTCAGGGTGGTCCTGGTATCACCGCGGATGGCAAGGTGCTTGCGGCTGCATTCTCTCCAGAGGTGATGCAGGATGGTAATACCTCCGATGTCCTCAATCTTTCAGATAACCACTCCCTGGTACTGAAGGTCGTTGAGCACAAGCCCGCGGGTGTGAAACCGCTGGATGAAGTGAAGGTGGAAATCGCCGAACTTCTGAAGCGTGAAAAGGCGGGCGAGCAGTTGGCGGGTAAAGCGGAGGCCATCGAGCAACAGGCGGCTTCCGGTGAAGCACTGTCCGACATTGCCACAGCTGAAGGGCTGACACTGGAAACCACTGACAACACCCGCCGTGGCGGCTTTGGTGCGCGCGCTGAGGTGGTTGACCAGGTGTTTGGAATGGAAGCGCCGAAAGCCGGTGCCAAAAAACTGGCGCACTTCAAACTGGCGAGCGGTGATGTGGTGGTTGCACAGTTGCGTGCGGTACGTCCGGGAGACCTTTCTCGCCAGGGCAAGGAACAGCGGGACGCGCTGATGCAGCAGTTGGCATCCATGCAGGGTGAGTCTGAGCTGGCGGCAGTGCAGAAGTATCTGGCGAGTAAGGCGGATATTGAAATTTCTGGCGGCCAGTAA
- the gloB gene encoding hydroxyacylglutathione hydrolase, with protein sequence MITIRPIPAFNDNYIWHLQSEDQHWVVDPGDAGPVFKALGNSKLAGILLTHHHPDHTGGVPALVQAYDCPVYGPATIAQVTHPLTDGDQLSLMDHQWEVMAVPGHTLDHIALVLHTDEGQHLFCGDTLFAAGCGRLFEGTPEQMFQSLTHLAELPADTRVYCAHEYTLSNLKFALAAEPGNPAIEARMASASRIRAENHPTLPSTIGIELATNPFLRTESPVIRAQARSQGASTNGSPVEIFATLRRWKDTF encoded by the coding sequence ATGATCACAATCCGCCCGATTCCGGCCTTCAATGACAACTATATCTGGCATCTTCAATCTGAAGATCAACACTGGGTAGTCGACCCGGGCGATGCAGGCCCAGTATTCAAGGCCCTGGGAAACAGCAAGCTAGCCGGCATACTATTGACTCACCATCACCCTGATCATACCGGTGGCGTTCCGGCCCTGGTGCAGGCCTACGATTGCCCGGTTTACGGGCCGGCAACCATCGCCCAGGTTACCCACCCGCTGACCGATGGCGACCAGCTGTCCCTAATGGACCACCAATGGGAGGTAATGGCCGTACCGGGACACACCCTCGACCACATTGCACTGGTGCTGCACACCGATGAGGGGCAGCACCTGTTCTGCGGGGACACCCTGTTTGCTGCCGGTTGTGGTCGCCTGTTCGAGGGCACTCCCGAGCAGATGTTTCAGTCACTTACCCACCTCGCCGAGCTGCCTGCCGACACCCGGGTCTACTGCGCTCACGAATACACCCTGTCCAACCTGAAATTCGCACTGGCGGCGGAACCCGGGAATCCCGCGATAGAGGCGCGCATGGCATCCGCCAGCCGGATACGCGCCGAAAATCACCCCACCCTGCCTTCAACCATCGGCATCGAACTCGCCACAAACCCCTTTTTGCGCACCGAATCCCCGGTAATCCGGGCTCAGGCCCGCAGCCAAGGGGCCTCGACAAATGGATCTCCTGTCGAAATTTTCGCCACTTTACGCCGATGGAAGGACACTTTTTGA
- the rnhA gene encoding ribonuclease HI, with protein sequence MKQVTIYTDGACRGNPGPGGWGALLMSGSAEKELCGGEALTTNNRMELLAAIKALSALNQRCEVDLHTDSQYVRQGITGWINNWKRNGWKTANKKPVKNADLWQELDAAIGHHEVRWHWVKGHAGDPGNERADALANRGIDQLGG encoded by the coding sequence TTGAAACAAGTTACCATTTACACCGATGGCGCCTGCCGTGGAAATCCCGGCCCGGGAGGGTGGGGTGCGCTGCTGATGAGCGGCAGTGCCGAAAAAGAGTTGTGCGGAGGGGAAGCCCTCACCACCAATAACCGTATGGAACTCCTGGCCGCCATCAAGGCGTTGAGTGCGCTCAACCAGCGCTGCGAGGTGGATTTGCATACCGATTCCCAGTATGTGCGCCAGGGTATCACCGGCTGGATCAATAACTGGAAGCGAAACGGTTGGAAAACAGCGAATAAAAAGCCGGTTAAAAATGCCGACCTCTGGCAGGAGCTGGATGCCGCGATCGGCCATCACGAGGTGCGCTGGCACTGGGTTAAAGGCCATGCCGGTGATCCGGGAAACGAACGTGCGGACGCGCTTGCGAACCGCGGAATTGATCAGCTGGGGGGATAA
- the dnaQ gene encoding DNA polymerase III subunit epsilon gives MRQIVLDTETTGLDPKSGHRIIEIGCVELVNRKLTGRHYHQYINPERQVDDGAIEVHGITNEFLVDKPVFAQIADEFMAFCDGAELVIHNAPFDVGFINAELKRLGNPRWQSVAAHCGVLDTLAMAREKHPGQKNNLDALCKRYFVDNSQRDLHGALLDAEILADVYLIMTGGQTDLALAGADNGGDQEENKQTQQLDAGTIRRLSADRAALAVVRASAEEQAAHQEFLGLLEKSAGKHFW, from the coding sequence ATGCGCCAGATCGTACTGGATACCGAAACAACGGGCCTGGATCCGAAGTCCGGTCACCGGATTATCGAAATTGGCTGCGTGGAGCTGGTCAATCGCAAACTCACCGGCCGCCACTATCATCAGTACATCAACCCCGAGCGCCAGGTGGACGACGGGGCCATCGAAGTGCACGGTATTACCAACGAATTTCTCGTCGACAAGCCGGTCTTTGCCCAGATTGCCGATGAATTCATGGCCTTCTGTGATGGCGCAGAGCTGGTGATCCACAACGCGCCCTTCGATGTGGGGTTTATCAACGCCGAGCTCAAACGTCTGGGCAACCCCCGCTGGCAGAGTGTTGCTGCGCACTGTGGTGTGCTGGATACGCTGGCGATGGCGCGGGAGAAGCACCCGGGGCAGAAAAATAACCTGGATGCTCTGTGTAAGCGCTATTTTGTCGACAACTCTCAGCGGGACCTGCACGGGGCACTGCTCGATGCCGAGATCCTAGCCGACGTCTATCTGATCATGACCGGCGGCCAGACAGATCTGGCATTGGCCGGAGCGGACAATGGCGGTGATCAGGAAGAAAATAAGCAAACGCAGCAATTGGATGCCGGTACGATTCGTCGCCTGAGTGCGGATCGGGCAGCGCTTGCCGTTGTGCGCGCGAGTGCAGAAGAGCAGGCAGCGCATCAGGAGTTTCTCGGATTGCTGGAAAAGTCCGCGGGCAAGCACTTCTGGTAA
- a CDS encoding class I SAM-dependent methyltransferase: protein MSAWFQSGLGQEILTQQLALAQPLVEGLFGYHLMQASVAKQVDFAACSRINHRFRLSPCEGAGGAALVEFEQLPLPSESIDVVILHHLLDFSPHPHQVLREAARVMIPGGHMVLIGFNPFSLLGLSRIFRSSSPYQRGNQLRAARIEDWMNLLDLQAGPVERGFFRLPLQQSDLLARTVWMERMGSRCHLPWGGFYIIVARKEVARMRTIKIDWRGEKKPALRAVPSSPRVAARDRHHKR, encoded by the coding sequence TTGAGCGCGTGGTTTCAGTCCGGGCTGGGGCAGGAAATCCTGACTCAGCAGTTAGCGCTTGCCCAGCCTTTGGTGGAGGGGTTGTTCGGGTACCACCTTATGCAGGCGAGTGTGGCGAAGCAGGTGGATTTCGCGGCATGTAGCAGGATCAATCATCGGTTTCGCCTGAGTCCCTGCGAGGGCGCTGGTGGCGCGGCATTGGTAGAATTCGAACAGCTGCCGCTACCTTCGGAGTCTATCGATGTGGTGATCCTGCACCATCTGCTGGATTTCTCGCCACACCCCCACCAGGTGCTGCGGGAGGCGGCACGGGTGATGATACCCGGTGGCCATATGGTGTTGATCGGATTTAATCCGTTTTCACTGCTGGGGCTTTCGCGGATTTTTCGCTCATCCAGCCCCTATCAGCGGGGCAATCAGTTGCGCGCGGCGCGGATTGAAGACTGGATGAACCTGCTTGATCTTCAGGCTGGACCTGTCGAGCGCGGTTTCTTCCGTCTGCCGCTACAGCAGTCTGACTTGCTGGCCAGAACCGTGTGGATGGAGCGGATGGGAAGCCGCTGCCACTTGCCCTGGGGTGGGTTTTACATCATAGTCGCGCGCAAAGAAGTCGCTCGAATGCGCACCATCAAAATTGACTGGCGCGGAGAGAAAAAGCCTGCGTTGCGGGCCGTGCCCAGCAGCCCACGGGTTGCCGCCAGGGATCGTCACCACAAGCGCTAG
- the nudC gene encoding NAD(+) diphosphatase codes for MTDFIPATRVLPHPLFHWHIVVSHGEILCTSEGPLHQAPPLWQTGACDAQLTSHYLGEWGGKPCGVHHLPIRVDLPGCEWRGLRSLLGAVEEPLFFLVGRAMQVVNWDLDHQHCGRCGLRTEYHPQDRARVCNSCNLAVYPRISPCVIMLVTRGDECLLARHTHHRHSLYTALAGFIEPGENAEQAVAREAYEEVGLEVGNIRYVGTQSWPFPGQLMIGYLVEARGGILTPDREEIMEARWFHRSEVPEAIPPAETLSGQLIRTFIGME; via the coding sequence ATGACAGATTTCATTCCCGCCACACGGGTGCTGCCGCACCCGCTGTTTCACTGGCATATTGTGGTATCGCACGGAGAAATACTGTGCACCAGCGAGGGGCCCCTGCACCAGGCGCCGCCGCTTTGGCAAACCGGAGCGTGTGACGCCCAGTTGACCAGCCATTATCTGGGCGAGTGGGGCGGCAAGCCCTGCGGTGTCCACCATTTGCCAATTCGCGTTGATCTTCCCGGGTGCGAGTGGCGCGGCCTGCGCAGTTTGCTCGGGGCGGTGGAGGAACCACTGTTTTTTCTCGTCGGGCGCGCCATGCAGGTGGTCAACTGGGATCTCGATCACCAGCATTGTGGACGCTGCGGATTGCGCACCGAGTACCATCCGCAGGATCGCGCGCGGGTCTGTAATTCCTGTAATCTCGCGGTATACCCGCGTATTTCTCCCTGTGTCATCATGCTGGTCACCCGTGGTGATGAATGCCTGCTGGCGCGCCACACCCATCACCGCCATTCCCTGTACACCGCGCTGGCCGGTTTTATTGAACCGGGGGAAAATGCCGAACAGGCAGTGGCCCGGGAGGCGTATGAAGAGGTCGGGCTCGAGGTGGGCAATATCCGCTATGTGGGTACCCAGTCATGGCCATTTCCCGGTCAATTAATGATCGGGTATCTGGTGGAAGCTCGCGGCGGTATCCTGACACCAGACCGGGAAGAGATTATGGAAGCACGCTGGTTCCACCGCAGCGAGGTTCCCGAGGCGATACCGCCGGCGGAAACCCTGTCTGGTCAATTGATAAGAACATTCATCGGGATGGAGTGA
- the nhaB gene encoding sodium/proton antiporter NhaB has translation MNALNDSIPRASGGLSRAFSENFLGEAPDWYKLTIALFLIINPILLHTTSPFFTGWVLIGEFIFTLAMALKCYPLQPGGLLAIEAVLLGMTSSDSVFREVTDNIQVILLLMFMVAGIYFMKSLLLYVFTKLLINVRSKTTLSLLFCGVSAVLSAFLDALTVTAVLISVAVGFYAVYHKVASNRQAQPDHDHSHDDEVVEYHRSDLDQFRAFLRSLIMHGAVGTALGGVCTLVGEPQNLLIAEKAGWNFAHFFFSMAPVTMPALAAGLITCVLLEKFKMFGYGARLPDTVREVLANFAAEQEQKRTQRDAVELWVQGIVAVILVLSLAFHVAEVGVIGLMIIVLLTAFNGVIQEARIGHAFEEALPFTALLVVFFAIVAVIHEQHLFEPITHFVLSLEPEQQPGMLFLANGILSMISDNVFVATVYINEVKTALTAGDITREHFDKLAVAINTGTNLPSVATPNGQAAFLFLLTSALAPLIRLSYGRMVMMALPYTIVLTMVALVCVVYVL, from the coding sequence ATGAACGCCCTCAATGACTCGATACCCCGAGCTAGCGGTGGACTGAGCCGCGCCTTCAGCGAAAATTTTCTCGGCGAGGCACCTGACTGGTACAAGCTGACCATAGCCCTATTCCTGATTATCAATCCAATTCTGCTGCACACCACCTCCCCGTTCTTTACCGGATGGGTGCTGATCGGCGAGTTCATCTTCACTCTCGCCATGGCGCTGAAGTGCTACCCACTGCAGCCGGGCGGGTTACTGGCCATTGAGGCGGTACTGTTGGGCATGACCAGCAGCGACTCCGTGTTTCGCGAAGTTACCGACAACATTCAGGTCATTTTGCTGTTGATGTTCATGGTCGCAGGCATCTACTTCATGAAGAGCCTGCTGCTATATGTTTTCACCAAGCTGCTGATCAACGTGCGCTCAAAAACAACGCTATCGCTGCTTTTCTGCGGTGTATCCGCAGTTCTCTCGGCATTCCTCGACGCGCTGACCGTAACCGCGGTATTGATCAGCGTGGCCGTCGGCTTTTACGCGGTGTACCACAAGGTCGCCTCCAATCGCCAGGCACAACCGGATCACGATCACTCCCACGATGATGAAGTGGTGGAATACCACCGTTCGGATCTCGACCAGTTCCGCGCGTTCCTGCGCAGCCTCATCATGCACGGTGCCGTGGGCACGGCGCTCGGGGGCGTCTGCACCCTGGTGGGAGAGCCGCAAAACCTGCTGATTGCAGAAAAAGCTGGCTGGAACTTTGCGCACTTCTTTTTCAGCATGGCTCCGGTAACCATGCCCGCTCTAGCAGCGGGTCTGATCACCTGTGTTTTACTCGAAAAATTTAAAATGTTCGGTTACGGCGCGCGACTACCCGATACCGTCCGCGAAGTACTGGCAAACTTTGCTGCTGAACAGGAACAGAAACGCACCCAGCGCGATGCCGTAGAGCTCTGGGTCCAGGGAATCGTGGCCGTGATTCTGGTGCTGTCACTCGCTTTTCACGTGGCGGAAGTCGGCGTTATTGGTCTGATGATCATTGTGCTACTGACAGCGTTCAATGGCGTCATCCAGGAAGCCCGTATCGGTCACGCCTTCGAAGAGGCACTGCCATTTACTGCACTACTGGTGGTATTTTTTGCCATCGTTGCGGTGATTCACGAACAACACCTGTTTGAACCCATCACCCATTTCGTACTTAGCCTGGAACCGGAGCAGCAACCGGGCATGCTGTTCCTGGCCAACGGCATTCTCTCCATGATCAGTGACAATGTGTTCGTTGCCACCGTGTACATCAATGAAGTCAAGACGGCGCTGACCGCCGGCGACATCACCCGCGAACACTTCGACAAACTGGCCGTCGCAATCAACACCGGCACCAACCTGCCGAGCGTAGCTACCCCCAATGGACAGGCGGCGTTTCTGTTTCTGTTGACATCCGCACTGGCACCACTGATCCGCCTCTCTTACGGCCGTATGGTCATGATGGCTCTCCCCTACACCATCGTACTGACGATGGTAGCGTTGGTGTGCGTGGTATATGTACTCTAG
- a CDS encoding HU family DNA-binding protein has translation MNKSELIEAIAASADIPKAAAGRALDAMVESITDALKKGDQVALVGFGTFAVKERAARTGRNPRTGDPIEIAAAKIPNFKAGKALKDAVQ, from the coding sequence GTGAATAAGTCCGAACTGATTGAAGCCATCGCCGCATCTGCCGACATTCCTAAGGCAGCTGCTGGTCGTGCTCTGGACGCCATGGTAGAAAGCATTACCGACGCACTGAAAAAAGGTGATCAGGTAGCACTGGTTGGCTTTGGCACTTTTGCTGTCAAAGAGCGCGCCGCGCGTACTGGCCGCAATCCGCGCACCGGCGACCCCATCGAAATCGCCGCTGCAAAAATCCCGAACTTCAAAGCCGGCAAAGCTTTGAAAGACGCGGTGCAATAA